DNA sequence from the Paenibacillus azoreducens genome:
CTTCAAGATGGTATTTGCCGTCTTTGAAAAATTCGGTGGAAGCAACGTCCATACCGAGGAATACGTCAACGCCTGGTTTGTAGCCGGCTTTTTCAATAGCTTCCATGATGGAGGACAATGCGTCTTCGTTGGAAGTGAAGTTAGGAGCAAAGCCGCCTTCGTCGCCTACTGCCGTGTTGAGGCCTTTAGCCTTCAATACGGATTTCAGGTTGTGGAAGATTTCAGCGCCTGTGCGGAGTGCTTCCTTGAAGGAAGGAGCGCCAACAGGCAGGATCATGAATTCTTGCACGTCTACGTTGTTGTCCGCATGAGCCCCGCCGTTAACGATGTTCATCATTGGTACAGGCAGTTGTTTTGCGTTGAATCCGCCAAGGTATACGTACAGAGGCAGGTCCAAAGCTTCAGCCGCTGCGCGTGCGGTAGCCATGGAAACAGCCAGAATAGCGTTTGCGCCCAGTTTGCCTTTGTTAGGAGTTCCGTCCAGTTTGATCATCAATTTATCGATGCCGAGCTGGTCCAGAGCGTCCATGCCGATTACTTCTGGAGCGATGATTTCGTTGACGTTTTTAACAGCGTTCAGAACGCCTTTGCCGAGGTAACGGGATTTGTCGTCATCGCGAAGCTCAACAGCCTCGTGAGCGCCAGTGGATGCGCCGGAAGGAACGATTGCGCGGCCCATTGCGCCGGATTCGAGGTAAACTTCAACTTCAACAGTCGGATTGCCGCGGG
Encoded proteins:
- the eno gene encoding phosphopyruvate hydratase, with the protein product MTIISDVYAREVLDSRGNPTVEVEVYLESGAMGRAIVPSGASTGAHEAVELRDDDKSRYLGKGVLNAVKNVNEIIAPEVIGMDALDQLGIDKLMIKLDGTPNKGKLGANAILAVSMATARAAAEALDLPLYVYLGGFNAKQLPVPMMNIVNGGAHADNNVDVQEFMILPVGAPSFKEALRTGAEIFHNLKSVLKAKGLNTAVGDEGGFAPNFTSNEDALSSIMEAIEKAGYKPGVDVFLGMDVASTEFFKDGKYHLEGEGKSFTSAEFVDLLASWVDKYPIITIEDGCSEDDWEGWKLLTEKLGDKIQLVGDDLFVTNTERLEKGINDGIGNSILIKVNQIGTLTETFDAIEMAKRAGYTAVVSHRSGESEDSTIADIAVATNAGQIKTGAPSRTDRIAKYNQLLRIEDELAELAQYNGLKSFYNLKR